GGCGGCCCAGGGTGCGGGGGCGACCGGGCGGCGTTCGCGAGTGGACCACTGCACCGAGAGGGTGGCCAGCAGCACCAGGCAGGAGCCGAGCATGTGTGCGCCGACCAGGACGGCCGGCACGTGGGTGAAGTACTGCACGAAGCCGATGAGGCCCTGACCCAGCTCCACGGCGAGCAGGACGACGGCGGCCCGGGTGGCCCGCCGTGCGCCGACCGCGCGGAACGCGAAGATCAGCGCCACCGAGAGACCGATCAGCAGGAAGACGCTGTCGGCATGCACCTGGGAGATCGACTCCGGGTCCAGGCCGTTGCGGGCCGCGCCCTGGTCGCCGGCGTGTGGGCCGCTGCCGGTGACCCAGGTGCCGATGACCAGCACCGCCACCGCGACGCCCGTGGTGACCCGGGCCAGCGCGCGCAGCGGCGCCGGGACCACGGCGACCGTCGGCCCGTCCGGGTCGGCGATCCGCCGCCACAGGGCGTACGCGGCGGCGATGACCGCCATCGAGGCGAGGAAGTGCAGCCCGACCACCCACGGGTTGAGGTTGGTGAGCACGGTGAGACCGCCGACCACGGCCTGGGCGGGAATGCCCAGGAAGACCGCGACGGCCAGCGCCAGCAGCCCGGGCCGGCGTGGCCGGTGGGCCAGCACGGCCAGCACGGTGGCCAGCGCGATCAGGCCCACCGCGAAGGTCAGCATCCGGTTGCCGAACTCGATCACCCCGTGCCCGCCCATTTCCGACGTCGCGACGTACGACGCGTCCGTGCACCGGGGCCAGGTCGGGCAGCCGAGGCCCGAGGCGGTCAACCGGACGGCCCCGCCGGTGACGACGATGCCCACGTTCGCGATGATCGAGGTGAGCGCGAGGCGGCGCAGCAGGGTGCCGGAGACCGGACGGACGTATCGGTTCACGGCGCAAATCCTACGCACCGTAGTGATCGAGGTTCGTCCGACTCCGCCGGCTCGGTGGTTCGGATCACCGGGGCCCGGGTTTGCGGCCCCTGAGGTAATTACGTAACGTTGGCGTTGTGAAAAACGTGGCGGCGCTCTCCGGGCAGCAGCCGACGGCCGGTCCGGCCGTCGGGGCGAGCGCGTCCGCGTCGGTCGTGACCACGTCAGCCGCGCTCAGCGGCACCGCGCCGACCGAGGTCTCCACCCGGGACCGGGTCACCCAGCTGCTGCTGGAGCGGGGGGCCACCACCGCCGCGCAGCTCGGGGAGGCGCTCGGGCTCAGCCCCGCCGCGATCCGGCGGCACCTGGACGCGATGCTCGCCGACGGTGACGTGTTCGCCCGCGAGCAGACCGTGCAGGGCAGCCGCGGTCGGGGGCGTCCGGCCAAGGTGTTCCTGCTGACCGAAGCCGCCCGGGTCCGCTGTGGCACCCATCACTACGACAACATGGCCACCGCCGCCCTGCGCTGGATCGCCCGCAGCGGTGGCTCGGACGCCGTCGAGGCGTTCGCCACCGAGCAGGTGTCCGCCCTCGAGTCCCGCTGTCAGGCGGCCATGGAGGACGCCGGCGACGACCCGCTCGCGCGAGCGGAGGCACTCGCCGCGGCGCTCACCGCCGAGGGTTACGCTGCCAACGCGTCCACGATCGCCTCCGGCGGCCAGCTCTGCCAGCACCACTGCCCGGTGGCGCACGTGGCCGCCGAGTTTCCCCAGCTGTGCGAGGCCGAGACCGCGGTGATCTCCCGTCTGGTCGGCACCCACGTGCAGCGCCTGGCCACCATCGCGCACGGCGACGGTGTGTGCACCACGCACATTCCGACCCAGCCGGGCCGCGTTCAATCCGGTAATCCCGTCACCACTGTGAGGACAGATAGATGACCGAGCAGATCGTCCAGCCCCTGACCCAGGAAGAGCAGCTCGCCGCCCTGGGTCGCTACGAGTACGGCTGGTCCGACCCGGACGCCGCCGGGGCGGTTGCCCAGCGCGGCATCAACGAGGCGGTGGTGCGGGACATCTCGGCGAAGAAGAACGAGCCGGCCTGGATGCTCGACCTGCGCCTGAAGGGTCTCCGGCTGTTCGGCCGCAAGCCGATGCCGGCCTGGGGCGCCGACCTCACCGGGATCGACTTCGACAACATCAAGTACTTCGTGCGGTCCACCGAGAAGCAGGCCACCAGCTGGGAGGACCTGCCGGAGGACATCAAGAACACCTACGACCGGCTGGGCATCCCGGAGGCGGAGAAGCAGCGGCTGGTCGCCGGCGTCGCGGCGCAGTACGAGTCCGAGGTCGTCTACCACAAGATCCGTGAGGACCTTGAGGAGCAGGGCGTCCTCTTCCTGGACACCGACACCGCGCTGCGCGAGCACGAGGACGTGTTCAAGGAGTACTTCGGCACGGTGATCCCGGTCGGCGACAACAAGTTCGCAGCGCTGAACACCTCCGTATGGTCCGGTGGCTCGTTCATCTACGTGCCGAAGGGTGTGCACGTGGAGATCCCGCTGCAGGCCTACTTCCGGATCAACACGGAGAACATGGGCCAGTTCGAGCGGACGCTGATCATCGTCGACGAGGGTGCGTACGTGCACTACGTCGAGGGCTGCACCGCGCCGCTCTACTCCTCCGACTCGCTGCACAGCGCGGTCGTGGAGATCATCGTCAAGAAGAACGCGCGTTGCCGCTACACGACCATCCAGAACTGGTCGAACAACGTCTACAACCTGGTCACCAAGCGCGCCGTGTGCCACGAGGGCGCGACCATGGAGTGGGTCGACGGCAACATCGGCTCCAAGGTGACCATGAAGTACCCGGCGGTCTACATGACCGGCGAGCACGCCAAGGGCGAGGTGCTCTCGGTGGCCATGGCCGGCGAGGGCCAGCACCAGGACGCCGGCGCCAAGATGGTGCACGCCGCGCCGCACACCTCCTCGACCATCGTGTCGAAGTCGATCGCCCGGGGCGGCGGCCGCACCTCGTACCGGGGCCTGGTGCAGGTGCTGGAGGGTTCGCACCACAGCCGGAGCACTGTCAAGTGCGACGCGCTGCTGGTGGACACCATCTCCCGCTCGGACACCTACCCGTACGTCGACATCCGCGAGGACGACGTGTCGATGGGGCACGAGGCGACCGTCTCCAAGATCAGTGACGACCAGCTCTTCTACCTGATGAGCCGGGGCCTGAGCGAGGACGAGGCGATGGCCATGATCGTGCGTGGCTTCATCGAGCCGATCGCCAAGGAACTCCCCATGGAGTACGCCCTGGAGCTGAACCGGCTGATCGAACTCCAGATGGAGGGCGCGGTCGGCTGACCCCGGCCGGCCGACTCTCGCGGTGGCCCACCCGCCGCTCCGCGTCGCGACCAGCCCGTCCGACCCTCCGATTAACCGTAGAACAGACCAAGGAAGACATGACTACCCAGGCTTCCGCGCCGCCCAGCACCAAGTCGCAGGCGCTGCGCTCGTACGACGTCGCTGACTTTCCGGCCCTCACCGGCCTGGAGGAGGAGTGGCGTTTCACCCCGCTCAAGCGGCTGCGCGGGCTCGCCGGTGAGCCACAGGCCGCCACCGGCACGATCCGGCACGAGTACGGCGACCTGCCCGAGGGCGTGGCCGTCGAGCGGATCGGCACCGACGACCCGCGGGTGGGCAGCGTGCTCACCCCGGTCGACCGGGTCAGCGCGCTCGCCTACGGCGGTGCCGGCCAGGCGCTGCTGCTCAGTGTGGCCAGCGACGTGGTGGTGGGTGCGCCGGTGAGCCTGCGGGTGGTCGGTGACAGCGCCGAGGGCGTGGCCTTCGGGCACACCTTCGTCGAGGTGGGCCGGTTCGCCGAGCTGACCCTGGTGCTGGAGCACGTCGGCTCGGCGACCCTGGCCGACAACGTCGAGGTCTCCGTGGCCGACGGCGCGAAGCTGACCCTGGTCACCGTCGCGGACTGGGCCGACGACGCGGTGCAGGCACAGCACCTGAAGATCAAGCTGGGTCGGGACGCCCGGGTGACGCACGTCCAGGTCAGCCTCGGCGGTGACCTGGTCCGGCAGTACACGTCGGTGGAGTACACCGGCCGCGGTGGCGAGGCCGAGCTGTACGGCGTCTACTTCGCCGACTCCGGCCAGCACCTGGAGCACCGGCAACTGGTGGATCACAGCGTGCCGGACTGCCGCAGCTACGTCGGTTACCGGGGCGCCCTGCAGGGCGAGGACGCGCACACCGTCTGGGTGGGCGACGTGCTGATCCGGGCCGAGGCGACCGGCACCGACACGTACGAGATCAACCGGAACCTGTTGCTCACCGACGGCGCGCGGGCGGACTCCGTACCCAATCTGGAGATCGAGACCGGCGAGATCGCCGGCGCCGGCCACGCCAGCGCGACCGGCCGCTTCGACGACGAGCAGCTCTTCTACCTGATGGCCCGGGGTATCCCGGAGGGCGAGGCCCGCCGCCTGGTGGTTCGCGGCTTCTTCGCCGAGCTGATCAACAAGATCCCGGTGGAGTCGCTGCGGGAGCGTCTTGGCGACGCGATCGAGGCCCGGCTGACCAAGGCTGGCGCCTGATGATCCGGATCTGCTCCACCGAGGATGTGCCGAAGGGCACCGCGATCAGCGCGGATGTCGACGGCACCCCGATCGCGCTGGTGCACGGCGAGGACGGCCAGTTCTACGCCGCCTACGACGAGTGCTCGCACGCCTCGGTCGCCCTCTCCGAGGGTGAGGTCGACGGCTGCACGCTCGAGTGCTGGCTGCACGGCTCGCGTTTCGACCTGCGCACCGGGCAGCCCTCCGGGTTGCCGGCCACCGAACCCGTACCCGTCTACCCCGTCGAAGTCCGCGACGGCGACATCTACCTCAGCCTGACGCCGAGTAATGGAGTGACCCGATAATGAGCACCCTGGAGATCCGCGACCTGAAGGTGTCGGTCAAGCTGCCCGAGGGTGAGCTCAAGCCGATCCTGTCGGGCGTCGACCTGACCGTCCGCTCCGGTGAGACCCACGCGATCATGGGCCCGAACGGCTCCGGCAAGTCCACCCTGGCGTACTCGATCGCCGGCCACCCCAAGTACGAGATCACCGGCGGCACGGTGACGCTCGACGGCGAGGACGTTCTCGCCATGACCGTCGACGAGCGGGCCCGCGCCGGCCTCTTCCTGGCCATGCAGTACCCGGTCGAGGTCCCCGGCGTCTCGGTGGCGAACTTCCTGCGCACCGCGAAGACCGCCATCGACGGCGAGGCCCCGAAGCTGCGCACCTGGGGCGGCGAGCTGCGCGGTGCCATGGAGCGCCTCCAGATGGACCCGGCGTTCGCCCAGCGCAACGTCAACGAGGGCTTCTCCGGCGGTGAGAAGAAGCGGCACGAGATCGTCCAGCTGGAGCTGCTCAAGCCGAAGATCGCGATCCTCGACGAGACCGACTCCGGCCTCGACGTGGACGCGCTGCGCGTGGTCAGCGAGGGCGTCAACCGGGTCCGCGACAACGGCGACACCGGCGTGCTGCTGATCACCCACTACACCCGGATCCTGCGCTACATCAAGCCGGACTTCGTGCACGTCTTCGTGGCCGGCCGGATCGTCGAGCAGGGCGGCCCGGAGCTGGCCGACAAGCTCGAGGCCGAGGGCTACGAGCGGTACGCCGCCGGGGCCGGCACGGCCAAGGCCTGAGCGGGAGAGGCGCTGCCGAGATGACCAGCATCGCGATCCCCCCGGGGATGCCGCAGTACGACGACGTGCCGCGTTTCGACGTGGCCCGGGTGCGCGCCGACTTCCCGATCCTCGATCGGGAGATCAACGGGCACCCGCTGGTCTACCTCGACAGCGCCAACACCTCGCACAAGCCCCGGCAGGTGCTCGACGTGCTCGGGGAGCACTACGCGCGGCACAACGCCAACGTGTCGCGCTCGGTGCACACCCTCGGCACCGAGGCGACCGAGGCGTACGAGGGGGCGCGGGCCAAGGTCGCCGCGTTCCTCAACGCGTCGAGCCCGGACGAGGTGGTGTTCACCAAGAACTCCACCGAGGCGATCAACCTCGTGGCGTACGCGTTCTCCAACGCCTCGCTGCGCCCCGACGCCGACCCACGGTTCCGCCTCGGCCCCGGCGACGAGGTGGTGATCTCCGAGATGGAGCACCACTCGAACATCGTCCCGTGGCAGCTGCTCTGCGAGCGCACCGGCGCGACCCTGCGCTGGTTCCCGGTCACCGACCAGGGCCGGCTGGACGAGTCGGGCCTGGACGACCTGGTCACCGAGCGGACGAAGATCGTCTCGCTGGTGCACGTGTCGAACATCCTCGGCACGATCAACGCCACGGCCCGGATCACCGCGCGGGTCCGTGAGGTGGGGGCGCTGCTGCTGCTGGACTGTTCGCAGTCGGTGCCGCACCTGCCCGTCGACGTGGTCGACCTGGACGCCGACTACATCGTCTTCACCGGGCACAAGATGTGCGGCCCGACCGGCGTCGGTGTGCTCTGGGGCCGGGCCGAGCTGCTGGCGGCGATGCCACCGGTGTTCGGCGGCGGCTCGATGATCGAGACGGTCACCATGGCCCGGTCGACGTTCGCCGCTCCGCCGGCCCGGTTCGAGGCCGGGACCCCGCCGATCGCCGAGGCGGTCGCGCTCGGCGCGGCGGTGGACTACCTCACCGGGATCGGGATGCGGGCCATCCAGTGGCACGAGAAGGAGCTGACGGCGTACGCGCTGGAAGCCCTCGGATCGGTGCGCGACCTGCGGATCTTCGGCCCCACCGTGCCGGTGGGCCGGGGCGGCACCATCTCCTTCGCACTGGGTGACGTGCACCCGCACGACGTGGGTCAGGTGCTCGACTCGCTCGGTGTGCAGGTGCGGGTGGGCCACCACTGCGCGAAGCCGGTGTGCAGCCGGTTCGGTGTCCCGGCGATGACCCGGGCCTCGTTCTACCTCTACACCACCACCGAGGAGATCGACGCTCTGGTGGCCGGTCTGGAGCAGGTGCGGAAGGTGTTCGACTGATGCAACTCGACCAGCTCTACCAGGAGATCATCCTGGATCACTACAAGCATCCGCACGGGCGTGGCCTGCGCGACGCCGCCGACGCGGACGACCAGGTCGCCGAGGCGCACCACGTCAACCCGACCTGCGGCGACGAGGTCACCGTCCGGGTGGCCACCGACGGCGCGGTGCTGCACGATATCTCGTACGACGGGATGGGCTGTTCGATCAGCCAGGCGTCGGCGAGCGTGCTGCACGAGTTGCTGCGTGGTCGGGGCGCCGGGGAAGCTTTCGAGGTGCACGAGGCGTTCGTCGAGTTGATGTCCGGCCGTGGCCAGGTCACGCCGGACGAGGACGTGCTCGGTGACGGGGTGGCTTTCGCGGGTGTGGCCCGCTACCCCGCTCGGGTCAAGTGCGCGCTGCTGCCGTGGATGGCGTTCAAGGACGCCGCGGCACGCGCCGGTGTGGGCGTGAGCCCGGAGGTGAAGGCATGAGCAGCGAGAACACGGCTACCGAAGCGACGCCCGAGGCTGGTGACGCCACGGCGTCGCAGACCGGTGCCGCGACGACCGACGGTGTCGCGGCGCCGGGTGCCGGCGAGACCGCCGCCCCGGCGACCGGCGTCAGCAAGGCGATGATCGCCGACATCGAGGAGGCGATGAAGGACGTCGTCGACCCGGAGCTCGGCATCAACGTGGTCGACCTGGGCCTGGTGTACGGGGTGCACGTCGACGACGAGAACGTCGCGACCCTGGACATGACGCTCACCTCGGCGGCCTGCCCGTTGACCGACGTGATCGAGGACCAGGCCCGACAGGCGCTGACCACCGGGCCCGGCGGCGGCCTGGTCAACGACATCCGGATCAACTGGGTGTGGCTCCCGCCGTGGGGGCCCGACAAGATCACCGACGAGGGTCGGGACCAGCTCCGTTCCCTCGGCTTCAACGTCTGAGCCGACTCCGGTTGGCAGCATCGAGCGCGGTACCCGTCACGGGTGCCGCGCTCGACGCGTTCCCGCCGCGCCCCGCGCGGGTGCGGGTGCGGGGCACGTGGTGGTGCGGCGGAAATGCGCTGGCGTGGGATGGAGTGGGCCACCCAGGATGAGCGCATGATCGAGGCGTACCGGATGCAGCTTCCTGTCGGCGCGGCCATTGCCGAGCGCCGACAGCGCGTGCTTCCCCGTCGCGCCTCGACCCGGCGCCGACGACCGTGACCGGGGCGTTCCTCGCCGGCCTCGTGGCCGGTTACGGCGTCGCGATCCCGGTCGGGGCGATCGCGGTACTCATCCTGGGGCTCAGTGCCCGTACCTCGTTCCGGGTCGGCGCGGCCGGGGCGCTGGGCGTCGCGACCGCCGACGGCCTGTATGCCGCTGTCGCCGCCGTCGCTGGTGCGGCTGTGGCGGGCGTCGTCGAGCCGGTGGCCGGCCCACTGCGGATGGTGGCCGCCGCGGTGCTGCTCGCGCTGGCCGCGCACACCGCGTGGCGCGCCCTGCGGCCCGCGCCGGTGACCGGTGCGCGGAGCCGTCGCGGGCTGGACACCCCGTTGCGCGCCTTCGCCGGCATTCTGGCGCTGACACTGCTCAACCCGGCGACGGTGGTCTACTTCGCCGCGTTGGTGCTCGGCCGGGGCGACGCCGCCGATCCGGGTGTGTCGACGGCCGTGCTGTTCGTGCTCGGCGCGTTCATGGCATCGGCGAGCTGGCAGCTGCTCATCGCCGGCGGCGGCACCCTGGTCGGCCGGATCCTCACCGGCACCCGCGGCCGGCGGGCCATCGCCATCACGTCCAGCGCCATCATCACCATCCTGGCCCTGACCGTCCTCCTCTCCACCTGACGCCCCCGCCACCTCCGCTGATCATGAAGTTAGCGTCGTCGATCCCGGCGTGTCGTGACGCTAACTTCATGATCAGCGGAGGGGGCGGCGCGGGGGTGGGCGGTGGTGCCGTAGGTTCGGGGGATGTCTAGCCGACCTGCTGCCGGTGGTGGGCGCTGGGTCGAGGTTGATCCGGCTCGGCTCGGTCGCTGGGTCGAGGGCTTCGCCGAACGGCACGGTCCGCCCACCGTGACTGCCCAGGGGTACGGTCTGCTGCTCACCGCCCCCGACGGCGCCACCGCGGAGCTGCACGCCCCGCCCGGCGCCGCCGGCGACCTGAGTGCGTCTGCCGGCACGAAAGTCGGCGGGGACCTGGCGGGCTTTCTCGCCGCCGCCGCCGCGCCACGGCGGATCGGCCTGTTGCTGGCGCGCAAGAGCGCGGTGGCCGTGGGCGTCGCGGCGGGGGAGGACCTCGTAATCTCCAAGGTGGACAGCCGCTACGTGCAGGGCCGTACCGCCGCTGGTGGCTGGTCCCAGCACCGCTTCGCCCGTCGGCGGGACAACCAGGCGAAGGCCGCTCTCGGCGAGGCGGTCGAGTTGGCGGTACGGCTGCTGCTGCCGGAGGCCGGCACGCTCGACGCCGTGGTGGCCGGCGGTGACCGGCGCACGGTCGACGGCATCCTCACCGATCGGCGCCTGGCCCCGCTCGCCGCGCTGCGGGCCGACCGGCTGCTCGACGTTCCCGAGCCCCGACACGCCGTGCTGGTCGCCGCGGTGGCGGCCGCCCGGGCCGTCCGCGTCCTGGTCCGCGATCCCGCCCCGTCCGACTGACCCTGCCGTGACGAGTGGTGCGGGAAGCATCCGAGAACCTTGTCACGCGAAGGGCGCCCCGACGGTCGGTACCGGCCGTCGAGGCGCCCGAGTCGGCGCGGCGGACCGTCAGAGCTGGTTGGTGCCGAAGGTGTCGCAGACCTTCGGGTCGCCGCGGTCGTAGCCCTGGGTGAACCAGCGCTTGCGCTGCTCGGACGTGCCGTGGGTGAACTGGTCGGGGTTGACCCGCCCGCCGGAGCGCTCCTGGATGCTGTCGTCGCCGATCGCCTCGGCGGCCTGCACGGCCTCGCTGATGTCTGCCTGGGTGATGGACTTGAACAGCGGTTCCTGGCCGGTCTTGTCCTTGCTCTCGGTGGCGTGCCTGGCCCAGGCGCCGGCGTAGCAGTCGGCCTGCAACTCCAGCCGTACAGAGGCGGAGCGGGGGCCGCTCTGGTCGCCCTGGCCGGCCTTCGCGTTTGTGCCGAGCAGGTTCTGGATGTGGTGTCCATACTCGTGGGCGAGCACGTAGGGCTGAGCGAACTCACCCTTGGCGCCGAACCGGGAGGCCAGCTCGTCGTAGAAGCTCAGGTCGATGTACACCTGCTTGTCGGCGGGGCAGTAGAACGGGCCGACGCCCGAGTCGGCCTGCCCGCAGCCGGTGCTCACGGCGGCCTGGAAGAAGTTGGTGTCGGTCGGCTCGTACTTTCCGTTGCCCAGCTCCGGGTACGCCTTCTGCCAGTAGGCCTGGATGCTGTTGACGTAGAGCGCGTTGCGGCAGCGCGCGTCGTCGAGACGTTCGGGGTTGTCGCGGGAGCACAACTGCTCCAGGTCGGTGCCGCCGGCCTGACCGCCCTCGTCGCCGTTGGTCACGGCGTTGAGGCCGAAGCCGCCGCCGAGCAGCGCGATGAGCACGGCCACCACGATGCCGATGATGCCGCCTCGACCGCCGCCTCCGGGGATCGGGATGCCGAAGCCGCCGCCAGATCCGCCGCCGCGGCCCACGTCGTTGACCTGGGAGGTGTCGATTTCGGCCCGCTCGTTGAGTTCCATGCTGACCCCGATCGCCGTATGCCGGTGAGTGTCTTTATGTGTCGTTTCGTCCATCGAGTGCCGGACCGGGTCCGGACATCCGGTCCGGTACCCGATGATCTTGATCGGTAATCCGGGAGGGGCACCCGGGAGCGCCCGGTACACTGGTTGGGTGCTGCGCTGCGAAGGCTGAACCGCCCCGCGCCGCCGGGCCCCTTGAGCCCGCCGGCCGTTTCGCGTGCCCCGAGTCAGCCTTCCAGACCCCGAGAGCGAGCCCGAAGAAATGATCACTGCCACCGGCCTGGAGCTGCGTGCCGGTTCCCGGATCCTGCTGTCCGACACCACCCTGCGGGTGCAGCCCGGTGATCGGATCGGCCTGGTCGGTCGCAACGGCGCCGGCAAGACCACCACGCTGAAGGTGCTCGCCGGCGAGGGGCAGCCGTACGCCGGGCACATCGACCAGCGCAGCGCCATCGGCTACCTGCCGCAGGACCCGCGTACCGGCGACCTGGAGGTGACCGGCCGCGACCGGGTGCTCTCCGCGCGCGGCCTGGACGTGCTGATGTCCCAGATGCAGGAGGTCGAGGCCCGGCTCGCCGAGGACGCCGACGAGAAGCTGGTCCGCCGCTACGGCGCCCTGGAGGACCAGTTCGCCGCCCTGGGCGGGTACGCGGCCGAGGCCGAGGCCGCGCGGATCTGCGCCAACCTCGGCCTGCCGGACCGCGCGCTGGCGCAGACCATCGGCACCCTCTCCGGCGGTCAACGACGGCGCATCGAGCTGGCCCGGATCCTGTTCCGGGACGCCGGCGAGAACGGCGGCGGCATCCTGCTGCTCGACGAGCCGACCAACCACCTCGACGCGGACTCGATCACCTGGCTGCGGGGCTTCCTCGCCAACCACAAGGGCGGCCTGATCGTGATCTCCCACGACGGCGCGCTGCTGGAGTCGGTGGTCAACAAGGTCTGGTTCCTCGACGCCACCCGGTCCGTGGTCGACGTCTACAACCTGGGCTGGAAGGCGTACCTGGAGGCGCGCGAGACCGACGAGCGGCGCCGCCGCCGGGAGCGGGCCAACGCGGAGAAGAAGGCCGGCGCCCTGATGGCGCAGGCCGACAAGATGCGGGCCAAGGCCACCAAGACCGTCGCCGCGCAGAACATGGCCCGCCGGGCCGAGAAGCTGATCTCCGGCCTGGAGGAGGTACGGGTCGCCGACCGGGTGGCCAAGGTGCGCTTCCCCAGCCCCGCGCCGTGCGGCAAGACCCCGCTGACCGCGACCGGCCTGTCCAAGTCGTACGGCTCACTGGAGATCTTCACCGACGTCAACGTGGCGGTGGACCGCGGCTCCCGGGTGGCCATCCTGGGGCTCAACGGCGCCGGCAAGACGACGCTGCTGCGGATGCTCGGCGGCCTGCTGACGCCAGACACCGGCGAGGTGCACGCCGGGCACGGGCTGCGCCTCGGCTACTACGCCCAGGAGCACGAGACGCTGGACGTGGAGCGGACGGTGCTGGAGAACATGCGCGCGGCCGCCGTCGAGCAGTCCGACACCGACCTGCGCAAGATTCTCGGTGCGTTCCTCTTCTCCGGGGACGACGTGAACAAGCCGGCCGGGGTGCTCTCCGGCGGCGAGAAGACCCGGCTGGCCCTGTCCACCCTGGTCTGTTCCGGCGCCAACGTGCTGCTGCTCGACGAACCGACGAACAACCTCGACCCGGTCAGCCGGGAGCAGGTGCTGGACGCGATCGCCAACTACCCGGGAGCGATCGTGCTGGTCACCCACGACCCGGGCGCGGTGCTGGCGCTCAAGCCGGACCGGGCCATCCTGCTGCCGGACGGCGACGAGGACGCGTGGAGCGACGACCTGCTCGAGTTGGTCGAGCTGGCCTGACCGCTCCCGGTCGCCGCACGTAAGGAAGGGCCCCTTCTTATCGCCTCGCGATAAGAAGGGGCCCTTCCTTACACACCGGCCGCGCTCAGCCGAGCAGGTCGACCAGCCGGCCGAGCACGCCGGAGCCGACCAGGATCACCACCCCGATGCCGACGAAGATCGCCGGCACCAGCCAGTGGCCGGCGCGTTCGACCAGCCGGACAGTCCCGGGGTGCCCGCCCAGCCAGGCCGCGGCGGCGCACCACAGCGCGATGAGCAGCACGAAGACCAGCAGGAAGACCGCGCTGTCGGCGGGGCCGAGGGCCCGGAACACGGGTACGTAG
Above is a window of Micromonospora coriariae DNA encoding:
- a CDS encoding COX15/CtaA family protein: MRRICAVNRYVRPVSGTLLRRLALTSIIANVGIVVTGGAVRLTASGLGCPTWPRCTDASYVATSEMGGHGVIEFGNRMLTFAVGLIALATVLAVLAHRPRRPGLLALAVAVFLGIPAQAVVGGLTVLTNLNPWVVGLHFLASMAVIAAAYALWRRIADPDGPTVAVVPAPLRALARVTTGVAVAVLVIGTWVTGSGPHAGDQGAARNGLDPESISQVHADSVFLLIGLSVALIFAFRAVGARRATRAAVVLLAVELGQGLIGFVQYFTHVPAVLVGAHMLGSCLVLLATLSVQWSTRERRPVAPAPWAAAPADTEAVPATA
- a CDS encoding helix-turn-helix transcriptional regulator gives rise to the protein MTTSAALSGTAPTEVSTRDRVTQLLLERGATTAAQLGEALGLSPAAIRRHLDAMLADGDVFAREQTVQGSRGRGRPAKVFLLTEAARVRCGTHHYDNMATAALRWIARSGGSDAVEAFATEQVSALESRCQAAMEDAGDDPLARAEALAAALTAEGYAANASTIASGGQLCQHHCPVAHVAAEFPQLCEAETAVISRLVGTHVQRLATIAHGDGVCTTHIPTQPGRVQSGNPVTTVRTDR
- the sufB gene encoding Fe-S cluster assembly protein SufB — encoded protein: MTEQIVQPLTQEEQLAALGRYEYGWSDPDAAGAVAQRGINEAVVRDISAKKNEPAWMLDLRLKGLRLFGRKPMPAWGADLTGIDFDNIKYFVRSTEKQATSWEDLPEDIKNTYDRLGIPEAEKQRLVAGVAAQYESEVVYHKIREDLEEQGVLFLDTDTALREHEDVFKEYFGTVIPVGDNKFAALNTSVWSGGSFIYVPKGVHVEIPLQAYFRINTENMGQFERTLIIVDEGAYVHYVEGCTAPLYSSDSLHSAVVEIIVKKNARCRYTTIQNWSNNVYNLVTKRAVCHEGATMEWVDGNIGSKVTMKYPAVYMTGEHAKGEVLSVAMAGEGQHQDAGAKMVHAAPHTSSTIVSKSIARGGGRTSYRGLVQVLEGSHHSRSTVKCDALLVDTISRSDTYPYVDIREDDVSMGHEATVSKISDDQLFYLMSRGLSEDEAMAMIVRGFIEPIAKELPMEYALELNRLIELQMEGAVG
- the sufD gene encoding Fe-S cluster assembly protein SufD, which produces MTTQASAPPSTKSQALRSYDVADFPALTGLEEEWRFTPLKRLRGLAGEPQAATGTIRHEYGDLPEGVAVERIGTDDPRVGSVLTPVDRVSALAYGGAGQALLLSVASDVVVGAPVSLRVVGDSAEGVAFGHTFVEVGRFAELTLVLEHVGSATLADNVEVSVADGAKLTLVTVADWADDAVQAQHLKIKLGRDARVTHVQVSLGGDLVRQYTSVEYTGRGGEAELYGVYFADSGQHLEHRQLVDHSVPDCRSYVGYRGALQGEDAHTVWVGDVLIRAEATGTDTYEINRNLLLTDGARADSVPNLEIETGEIAGAGHASATGRFDDEQLFYLMARGIPEGEARRLVVRGFFAELINKIPVESLRERLGDAIEARLTKAGA
- a CDS encoding non-heme iron oxygenase ferredoxin subunit, whose product is MIRICSTEDVPKGTAISADVDGTPIALVHGEDGQFYAAYDECSHASVALSEGEVDGCTLECWLHGSRFDLRTGQPSGLPATEPVPVYPVEVRDGDIYLSLTPSNGVTR
- the sufC gene encoding Fe-S cluster assembly ATPase SufC; this encodes MSTLEIRDLKVSVKLPEGELKPILSGVDLTVRSGETHAIMGPNGSGKSTLAYSIAGHPKYEITGGTVTLDGEDVLAMTVDERARAGLFLAMQYPVEVPGVSVANFLRTAKTAIDGEAPKLRTWGGELRGAMERLQMDPAFAQRNVNEGFSGGEKKRHEIVQLELLKPKIAILDETDSGLDVDALRVVSEGVNRVRDNGDTGVLLITHYTRILRYIKPDFVHVFVAGRIVEQGGPELADKLEAEGYERYAAGAGTAKA
- a CDS encoding cysteine desulfurase produces the protein MTSIAIPPGMPQYDDVPRFDVARVRADFPILDREINGHPLVYLDSANTSHKPRQVLDVLGEHYARHNANVSRSVHTLGTEATEAYEGARAKVAAFLNASSPDEVVFTKNSTEAINLVAYAFSNASLRPDADPRFRLGPGDEVVISEMEHHSNIVPWQLLCERTGATLRWFPVTDQGRLDESGLDDLVTERTKIVSLVHVSNILGTINATARITARVREVGALLLLDCSQSVPHLPVDVVDLDADYIVFTGHKMCGPTGVGVLWGRAELLAAMPPVFGGGSMIETVTMARSTFAAPPARFEAGTPPIAEAVALGAAVDYLTGIGMRAIQWHEKELTAYALEALGSVRDLRIFGPTVPVGRGGTISFALGDVHPHDVGQVLDSLGVQVRVGHHCAKPVCSRFGVPAMTRASFYLYTTTEEIDALVAGLEQVRKVFD
- the sufU gene encoding Fe-S cluster assembly sulfur transfer protein SufU, yielding MQLDQLYQEIILDHYKHPHGRGLRDAADADDQVAEAHHVNPTCGDEVTVRVATDGAVLHDISYDGMGCSISQASASVLHELLRGRGAGEAFEVHEAFVELMSGRGQVTPDEDVLGDGVAFAGVARYPARVKCALLPWMAFKDAAARAGVGVSPEVKA
- a CDS encoding metal-sulfur cluster assembly factor translates to MSSENTATEATPEAGDATASQTGAATTDGVAAPGAGETAAPATGVSKAMIADIEEAMKDVVDPELGINVVDLGLVYGVHVDDENVATLDMTLTSAACPLTDVIEDQARQALTTGPGGGLVNDIRINWVWLPPWGPDKITDEGRDQLRSLGFNV